The following coding sequences are from one Gossypium raimondii isolate GPD5lz chromosome 4, ASM2569854v1, whole genome shotgun sequence window:
- the LOC105780880 gene encoding transcription factor bHLH91: protein MNLQESGCFDPQYSMTHWHALMVMGGLPSPDGTTTQTHDILEDNLNLSSYNHHQLEEEDASTAVQMEIQQHHLLDTTTTNSHFIRPELSYEQSNWDAADHQSFNMLLSSSSPEAAYPPTPDLLNLFHLPPKCAFLPNSSISFKSDSASSVVCDPLFHLNLTPQPPVFRELLQSLPHGYTLPADEKELYHDGDNGILEFTRDISMAAHAKGRDKAGKTTKHFATERERRVHLNDKFQALRTMVPSPTKNDRASIVGDAIDYIKELLRTVRELKLVVEKKRCGQDRSKRLKTEETASAADAGDGGCKLLGLGDPDQCYNTCLRSSWLQRKSKNSEVDVRLIDDEVTIKLVQRKKINCLLFVSRLLDELQLDLHHVAGGNIGDYYSFLFNTKIYEGSSVYASAIANKLINVVDKQDAAAAPPTSSTCL, encoded by the exons ATGAATTTGCAGGAGAGTGGTTGCTTTGATCCCCAGTACTCCATGACACATTGGCATGCACTCATGGTCATGGGGGGGCTGCCTAGCCCTGATGGCACTACCACCCAAACTCACGACATTTTGGAAGACAATCTCAATCTCTCTTCTTACAACCATCACCagcttgaagaagaagatgccTCCACCGCTGTTCAAATGGAAATCCAACAGCATCATTTGCTTGACACCACCACCACCAATTCCCATTTCATCCGTCCGGAGCTTTCCTATGAACAATCCAACTGGGATGCGGCTGACCACCAAAGTTTCAATATGTTGCTATCTTCTTCATCCCCAGAAGCCGCTTACCCTCCCACACCTGACCTTCTCAACCTTTTCCATTTACCACCTAAATGCGCTTTTCTCCCCAATTCCTCCATTTCCTTCAAAAGCGACTCTGCCTCCTCTGTTGTCTGTGACCCACTTTTCCATCTTAACCTCACTCCTCAGCCTCCTGTCTTCAGGGAGTTGCTGCAATCTCTGCCGCATGGATACACCCTGCCAGCTGATGAGAAAGAGCTTTATCATGATGGGGACAATGGGATTCTCGAGTTCACTAGGGACATCTCTATGGCTGCCCATGCCAAAGGCAGAGATAAAGCTGGCAAAACCACCAAACACTTTGCAACGGAGAGAGAAAGGAGAGTTCATCTCAATGACAAGTTCCAGGCTTTGAGGACAATGGTCCCTAGCCCCACTAAG AATGATAGGGCGTCTATAGTTGGAGATGCTATAGATTACATCAAAGAGCTTCTTAGAACTGTTCGTGAGCTTAAATTAGTGGTGGAGAAAAAGAGGTGCGGCCAAGACAGGAGCAAGAGGCTTAAGACCGAAGAGACAGCTAGTGCTGCTGATGCAGGGGATGGCGGGTGCAAGCTTCTAGGTCTAGGTGATCCAGACCAATGCTATAACACTTGCTTGAGGAGCTCTTGGCTTCAGAGGAAGTCCAAGAATTCTGAGGTTGATGTACGCCTTATTGATGATGAAGTTACAATCAAACTTGTTCAAAGAAAGAAGATTAACTGCTTGCTGTTTGTGTCCAGACTCCTCGATGAGCTTCAGTTGGATCTCCACCATGTTGCCGGTGGCAACATTGGTGACTACTACAGCTTTCTCTTCAACACCAAG ATATATGAAGGCTCTTCTGTTTATGCAAGTGCCATAGCCAACAAGCTCATTAATGTGGTGGATAAACAGGATGCAGCAGCTGCTCCACCAACCAGTAGCACTTGTCTCTAG
- the LOC105780879 gene encoding cytokinin dehydrogenase 6, giving the protein MHFLRNLIILFLICIAIKINLCVPTIPSSLKTLPIDGHFDFKQVHHAAKDFGNRYSFLPSAVLHPKSASDIATTVKHIWEMGPGSHLTVAARGHGHSLQGQAQAHRGVVINMESLQGPKMKVHTGNFPYVDVSGSELWINILHETLKHGLAPKSWTDYLHLTVGGTLSNAGISGQAFRHGPQISNVRQLEVVTGKGEVVNCSEKQNSDLFYSVLGGLGQFGIITRARISLEPAPKMVKWIRVLYTDFATFAKDQEMLISGESTFDYIEGFVIINRTGLLNNWRSSFNSNDSAQTSHFKSDGRTLFCLELAKYFNPEEMAIVNQEIMTSLSQLNHIPSTLFQSQVPYIEFLDRVHISEIKLRSKGLWEVPHPWLNLLIPRSNIHIFAQQVFGNILTNTSNGPILIYPVNKSKWDNRTSVVLPEEDVFYLVAFLSSAAPSSTGSDGLEHILNQNKRILELCEIDGLGVKQYLPHYSTNGEWRSHFGPQWEAFVHRKSTYDPLAILAPGQRIFQKAAPLSL; this is encoded by the exons ATGCATTTCTTAAGGAACCTCATCATCTTATTCCTCATCTGCATAGCCATTAAAATCAACCTATGCGTTCCCACCATTCCTTCTTCACTGAAAACACTTCCCATTGATGGTCATTTCGATTTCAAACAAGTTCACCATGCTGCAAAAGATTTTGGCAATAGATATAGTTTCCTTCCTTCGGCTGTTCTACACCCCAAGTCAGCTTCTGATATTGCCACCACGGTAAAGCATATTTGGGAGATGGGTCCTGGTTCACACCTCACAGTTGCAGCTAGAGGGCATGGTCACTCACTCCAGGGCCAGGCACAAGCCCACCGAGGCGTTGTGATCAACATGGAATCGCTTCAAGGACCTAAAATGAAGGTTCACACTGGGAACTTCCCTTATGTGGATGTCTCTGGCAGTGAGCTATGGATTAATATCCTGCATGAAACCTTGAAACATGGGTTGGCACCAAAATCTTGGACGGACTACCTACATTTAACAGTTGGCGGTACTCTTTCCAATGCTGGGATCAGTGGACAGGCATTTCGGCATGGACCACAGATCAGTAATGTTCGCCAACTGGAAGTTGTTACAG GGAAAGGAGAAGTGGTAAATTGCTCAGAGAAGCAGAACAGTGATCTGTTTTACAGCGTTCTCGGAGGACTCGGTCAGTTCGGCATCATAACACGGGCGAGAATATCACTGGAACCAGCACCTAAaatg GTGAAATGGATTAGAGTGCTGTACACAGATTTTGCCACATTTGCCAAGGATCAAGAGATGTTAATATCTGGAGAAAGCACATTCGACTATATTGAAGGATTTGTGATAATAAACAGGACGGGACTCTTAAATAACTGGAGATCCTCCTTCAATTCGAATGACTCAGCGCAAACCAGTCATTTCAAGTCAGATGGAAGAACTCTCTTCTGTCTAGAATTAGCAAAGTACTTCAACCCTGAAGAAATGGCTATAGTAAATCAG GAAATTATGACTTCATTGTCTCAGCTAAACCATATTCCATCAACACTTTTTCAATCACAAGTTCCATACATTGAGTTTTTAGACAGGGTTCACATTTCCGAGATCAAACTCCGGTCTAAAGGCTTGTGGGAAGTTCCACATCCATGGCTCAATCTTCTCATCCCCAGAAGTAACATCCACATTTTTGCTCAACAAGTGTTTGGCAATATCCTTACAAATACAAGCAATGGCCCCATCCTTATCTACCCGGTGAACAAATCAAA ATGGGACAACAGAACTTCTGTGGTTTTACCAGAAGAAGATGTTTTCTATTTAGTGGCATTCCTTTCATCTGCAGCACCTTCTTCAACAGGAAGTGATGGCTTAGAGCACATCCTGAATCAgaacaaaaggattttagaatTATGTGAGATAGATGGTCTTGGGGTAAAGCAATACCTGCCTCACTATTCTACAAATGGAGAATGGAGATCTCATTTTGGCCCACAATGGGAAGCTTTCGTCCACAGGAAATCCACTTACGACCCCTTGGCAATACTTGCTCCTGGCCAAAGAATATTTCAAAAAGCAGCCCCTCTCTCATTATAA